The proteins below come from a single Candidatus Caldatribacterium sp. genomic window:
- a CDS encoding cation transporter: MDERVRFLALRRTLLLVLFCNLGVALAKVLYGKIAGIASITADGFHSLSDGASNVIGILGLSFAFRPADESHPYGHKKFETLASLGIAMLLFGAALEVLREVWNRLGSSHVLEVRPESFGILAATLSVNVLVVFFEKSVGRRWRSDFLLADALHTQSDIFVSLGVLGTLLAIRLGLPWVDTLTALVIAGLIVRAGITIILESSRVLCDEKVLHPEAVAHVVCGIPEVQGCHKIRTRGRADDIHLDLHVLVDEKMSVEEAHRVSEEVEQVIKEKFSGVTDVTVHIEPTTEKEEPS, from the coding sequence CTTCCTTGCCCTTCGCCGGACCCTTCTTCTTGTCCTTTTCTGCAACCTCGGAGTGGCCCTTGCCAAGGTCCTCTACGGGAAGATAGCAGGGATTGCGAGCATCACCGCCGATGGGTTCCATTCCCTCTCGGATGGGGCTTCGAACGTCATCGGAATCCTGGGGCTTTCCTTTGCCTTCCGTCCCGCAGACGAAAGCCACCCCTACGGGCACAAGAAGTTCGAGACCCTCGCCTCCCTGGGCATTGCGATGCTCCTTTTTGGGGCTGCCCTTGAGGTTCTCCGGGAGGTATGGAATCGCCTGGGTTCTTCGCACGTTTTGGAGGTTCGTCCGGAGAGCTTCGGCATCTTAGCCGCAACGCTTTCCGTGAACGTTCTTGTCGTTTTCTTTGAGAAATCGGTGGGGCGCAGGTGGCGGAGTGACTTTCTCCTCGCCGACGCCCTCCACACCCAAAGCGACATCTTCGTCTCCCTGGGGGTTCTGGGGACCCTTCTTGCCATACGCCTTGGGCTCCCCTGGGTGGACACCCTCACGGCGCTTGTCATTGCAGGCCTCATCGTGCGGGCGGGAATCACCATCATCCTTGAGAGCTCCCGGGTCCTCTGCGATGAGAAGGTGCTCCATCCTGAGGCCGTGGCCCACGTGGTTTGCGGCATCCCCGAGGTCCAGGGGTGCCACAAAATCCGCACCCGCGGCCGGGCCGACGACATTCACCTTGATCTCCACGTCCTCGTGGACGAGAAGATGTCCGTCGAGGAGGCGCACCGGGTGTCCGAAGAGGTGGAGCAGGTTATCAAGGAGAAATTCTCCGGCGTCACCGATGTGACGGTCCATATTGAACCGACAACCGAAAAGGAGGAGCCCTCGTGA